Proteins from a genomic interval of Bradyrhizobium sp. CCBAU 53340:
- a CDS encoding ABC transporter substrate-binding protein: protein MKRSTVTALGIIALLLTNAPASAQGISGDVVKIGIMNDQNGPYADNCGPGSVAAAKLAVADFGGMVAGKKIELVIADDQNKPDVGVAIALRWVDNEGVDAIVGCSASSIALAVQDIMKTRKKPYMLAGTAGSFFTNDKCSPMTTQWVVDTYAQPKATVKALLAQGIDSWFFLTVDYAFGKAWQADATKFIEAGGGKVLGSVLHPLNSSDLSSFLLTAQASGAKAIALANSGSDFANAIKQAQEFGLTKSQLLVPLGLMISQTHGIGLKDLQNVRLTTPFYWDMTPDSRAFAKRYAEATGGQLLNEGKAATYSAITHYLKAIAAAGSDDGDAVMRQMKSTPINDFEMKNVSIRADGQVMRPLYVARIKAPAESKYTYDYYEITGTIAPEDAWRPASESACDLLKSQ, encoded by the coding sequence GTGAAGAGATCGACGGTCACTGCGCTCGGCATAATTGCCTTGCTGCTCACGAATGCGCCCGCGTCCGCGCAGGGCATCTCGGGCGACGTCGTCAAGATCGGGATCATGAACGACCAGAACGGTCCCTATGCCGACAATTGTGGCCCCGGCTCGGTCGCGGCCGCCAAGCTGGCGGTCGCCGATTTCGGCGGAATGGTTGCCGGCAAGAAGATCGAGCTCGTGATCGCCGACGACCAGAACAAGCCCGATGTCGGCGTCGCCATCGCGCTGCGCTGGGTCGACAACGAAGGCGTCGATGCCATCGTCGGCTGCTCGGCTTCGTCGATTGCGCTCGCGGTGCAGGACATCATGAAGACCCGCAAGAAGCCTTACATGCTGGCCGGCACGGCGGGCTCGTTCTTCACCAACGACAAATGCTCGCCGATGACGACGCAGTGGGTGGTCGATACCTATGCGCAGCCGAAGGCGACCGTGAAGGCGCTGCTCGCGCAGGGCATCGACAGCTGGTTCTTCCTGACGGTCGACTATGCTTTCGGCAAAGCCTGGCAGGCCGATGCGACGAAGTTCATCGAGGCGGGTGGCGGCAAGGTGCTGGGCTCGGTGCTGCACCCGCTCAACTCGTCGGATCTCTCCTCGTTTCTGCTGACGGCACAGGCCAGCGGCGCCAAGGCGATTGCGCTCGCCAATTCAGGCTCGGACTTCGCCAATGCGATCAAGCAGGCGCAGGAGTTCGGACTGACCAAGTCGCAACTGCTCGTTCCGCTCGGGCTGATGATCAGCCAGACCCACGGCATTGGCCTTAAGGACCTGCAGAACGTCCGGCTGACGACGCCGTTCTACTGGGACATGACGCCGGACAGCCGCGCCTTTGCCAAGCGCTATGCCGAGGCGACCGGCGGACAGCTTCTCAATGAAGGCAAGGCGGCCACCTACAGCGCCATCACGCATTATCTGAAGGCGATCGCCGCCGCAGGCTCCGACGATGGCGATGCCGTGATGCGCCAGATGAAGAGCACGCCGATCAACGATTTCGAGATGAAGAACGTGAGCATCAGGGCCGACGGCCAGGTCATGCGTCCGCTTTATGTCGCGCGGATCAAGGCGCCGGCGGAATCCAAATACACCTACGACTATTACGAGATCACCGGCACGATCGCGCCGGAGGATGCGTGGCGGCCGGCCTCGGAGAGCGCCTGCGATCTTCTCAAGTCGCAGTGA
- a CDS encoding carboxymuconolactone decarboxylase family protein: protein MSDLTPEQQVLKEAYVKARGYWRPWTEGLLRLDPAFLQAYGRYAGYAAEKGPLSPKMCELIYVALDGSATHLFRSGLALHLRLALKAGATAREIIDVFRLATAQGLDGCNLGIGILAEELASAGVEVDRSELTREQRALRDAYVAQFGDWPDFCEQWLRSDPGYFAVLLDLLADRHAGGGLDQRSRCLISIALNACFTALDPHGLRVQIKRALRFGVDQREIRQVLQMTAHLGVHACAVGVPVLMEALEERSSKAASDENGAGQ, encoded by the coding sequence ATGTCCGATCTGACGCCGGAACAGCAGGTGCTGAAAGAGGCCTACGTCAAGGCGCGGGGCTATTGGCGGCCCTGGACCGAGGGGTTGTTGCGGCTTGATCCGGCGTTTCTCCAGGCCTACGGCAGATATGCGGGCTATGCCGCGGAAAAAGGGCCGCTGTCGCCCAAGATGTGCGAGCTGATCTACGTCGCGCTCGATGGATCGGCGACGCATCTGTTCCGCTCGGGCCTCGCGCTGCACCTGCGCCTTGCGCTTAAGGCCGGCGCGACGGCGCGGGAGATCATCGACGTGTTTCGTCTGGCAACGGCCCAGGGGCTGGATGGCTGCAATCTCGGCATCGGGATACTTGCGGAAGAACTGGCGAGCGCGGGCGTGGAGGTCGATCGTTCCGAATTGACGCGCGAGCAGCGCGCGCTGCGTGATGCCTATGTCGCGCAATTCGGCGACTGGCCGGATTTCTGCGAGCAATGGCTGCGCTCCGATCCCGGCTATTTTGCCGTTCTGCTCGATCTCCTCGCGGACCGGCATGCAGGAGGCGGTCTCGACCAGCGCTCGCGATGCCTGATCTCGATCGCGTTGAATGCCTGTTTCACCGCGCTCGATCCCCATGGATTGCGCGTGCAGATCAAGCGGGCGCTGCGGTTCGGCGTCGATCAGCGGGAGATCCGCCAGGTTCTCCAGATGACCGCGCATCTCGGCGTGCACGCCTGCGCCGTTGGCGTTCCGGTTTTGATGGAGGCTCTCGAGGAGCGCTCCTCGAAGGCCGCTTCGGATGAGAACGGAGCAGGACAATGA
- a CDS encoding SDR family NAD(P)-dependent oxidoreductase, translating into MTETRDQTLAGRVALVTGAGNGIGRATALKLASRGAIVGVNDLKPEFVNGTVDAIKAAGGRAVAVTQDVSSRDGMRQAVLGVAEGQKRLDILVNNAAWVRYQSVPDIAPETVDRMLNIGFKAIIWGIQAAAEVMDAERGGAIVNVASVAGLISAKNSIVYSGIKAGVMGITRAAAAELGERNIRVNAVAPSAIPTEGTMRNRNAELDARRVARTPLGRLGTVDDIAKAICFLAGDESGFITAQVLTVDGGIVLTNIA; encoded by the coding sequence ATGACCGAAACCAGAGACCAGACGCTCGCCGGCCGCGTCGCACTCGTCACCGGCGCCGGAAACGGCATCGGCCGCGCGACCGCGCTCAAGCTGGCGTCACGCGGCGCGATCGTCGGCGTCAATGATTTGAAGCCGGAGTTCGTGAACGGCACGGTGGATGCGATCAAGGCTGCAGGCGGTCGCGCGGTTGCCGTCACGCAGGATGTCTCCAGCCGCGACGGCATGCGCCAGGCCGTTCTTGGCGTAGCGGAAGGGCAGAAACGTCTCGACATCCTCGTCAACAACGCGGCGTGGGTCCGCTATCAATCCGTCCCTGACATCGCGCCTGAGACCGTCGACCGCATGCTCAACATCGGCTTCAAGGCGATCATTTGGGGCATCCAGGCCGCCGCGGAGGTCATGGACGCCGAGCGCGGCGGCGCCATCGTCAACGTGGCTTCGGTCGCCGGCCTGATCTCGGCCAAGAACAGCATCGTCTATAGCGGTATCAAGGCCGGCGTCATGGGCATCACGCGCGCGGCCGCGGCCGAGCTTGGCGAGCGCAACATCCGCGTCAATGCGGTCGCGCCCTCGGCGATCCCGACCGAGGGAACCATGCGCAATCGCAATGCCGAGCTCGACGCGCGCCGTGTGGCGAGAACGCCGCTGGGCCGGCTCGGTACCGTCGACGACATCGCCAAGGCGATCTGCTTCCTCGCCGGCGACGAGAGCGGCTTCATCACGGCGCAGGTGCTCACCGTCGATGGCGGCATCGTCCTCACCAACATAGCCTGA
- a CDS encoding enoyl-CoA hydratase/isomerase family protein translates to MSGDIVTLEVSDHIALVTLNRPPVNALDRAMRDRIVSVFDEISERSDVRVAILTGAGKVFCSGADLKDRPDPAKIGAFHSHNRITRETGNCIRECSKPVIAAINGVALGAGVGLMASCDIFYACEEAVFGMPEINVGLAGGAAMLNTLFGRSLMRRMFFTGYRVPAAELYRLGIIEACTTKENLMPEVMKLAREIASKSPIAMEYAKNAANMVELMPPRDAYRFEQNITMALSKTEDAKEARMAFLEKRAPVFKGR, encoded by the coding sequence ATGTCAGGAGATATCGTCACCCTCGAAGTATCCGATCACATCGCGCTGGTGACGCTGAACCGTCCTCCGGTGAACGCGCTCGATCGTGCGATGCGTGACCGCATCGTCAGCGTGTTCGACGAGATCTCCGAGCGCAGCGACGTCCGGGTCGCGATCCTGACCGGCGCCGGAAAGGTGTTTTGCAGCGGTGCGGACCTGAAGGATCGTCCGGATCCCGCGAAGATCGGCGCGTTTCACAGCCACAACCGCATCACGCGCGAGACCGGCAACTGTATCCGCGAATGTTCGAAGCCGGTCATCGCGGCGATCAATGGCGTCGCGCTGGGGGCAGGTGTCGGCCTGATGGCCTCCTGCGACATTTTCTATGCCTGCGAGGAGGCCGTGTTCGGCATGCCCGAGATCAATGTCGGCCTCGCCGGCGGCGCGGCGATGTTGAACACGCTGTTCGGCCGCTCCCTGATGCGGCGCATGTTCTTCACCGGCTATCGCGTGCCGGCCGCCGAGCTCTACCGCCTCGGCATCATCGAGGCCTGCACCACCAAGGAAAACCTGATGCCGGAGGTGATGAAGCTCGCCCGCGAGATCGCCTCGAAGAGTCCGATTGCGATGGAATATGCCAAGAACGCGGCGAACATGGTCGAGCTGATGCCGCCGCGCGATGCCTATCGCTTCGAGCAGAACATCACCATGGCCCTGTCGAAGACCGAGGATGCCAAGGAAGCGCGGATGGCGTTCCTGGAGAAGCGTGCGCCGGTGTTCAAGGGGCGCTGA
- a CDS encoding acetate--CoA ligase family protein, which yields MRPGEGLDALMSPRSIAIIGASQEATKIGGRPVDLLRRHGYAGRIYPVNPKAATVQGLKAYASVAEVPEAPDLAIIAVDAERAGEAVEQCAARGVRSVVVFSSGFAELGEQGRAMQERLRVAAGNSGMRLLGPNCLGAVSIAEKSIATFSIVLEHSMPAAGTLGIVSQSGNLGSYTMRLASERGAGVSRFITTGNECDVDIADGIAWMARDPATKVILCALETCRDAGRLIAALEEARDAGKPVIAIKIGTSEAGQAAAASHTGAMAGSDAVFDALFARTGAVRVHSIDALIDVGHAASILLPDRLPKGFGVSILTASGGFGVLLADAAQSVGLSLPELGEETQRKILELVPFASARNPVDATAQMSSRPDLLQKIMSAVVADERTDAVIVPLPFSLHLPRLRSIYMETLRNIRAEFPSRPIILCVDGPEDALTELHGLGFPTVESFDGCCATVAALARLQAVSTRAREQAPAVDRAAPLPPDAFRHELGAKRVLADAGVPVLAERLVQDADAAARAATEIGYPVVLKIASPDLPHKTEAGGVVIGVGSEAEVRRAYAQMIDRVATRAPRATIDGVIVAPMAKGVAELILGSRIDPVFGPVVMVGLGGIFAEILQDSAVQMAPVSETQAMAMLKSLKAFAVLDGARGRPRADLDAAARAVAALSHFAAAHADTVAEIDVNPLLLRAEGEGAVALDALLIPHGERQNQHRH from the coding sequence ATGCGGCCGGGAGAAGGTCTCGACGCGCTGATGTCGCCGCGTTCGATCGCGATCATCGGCGCCTCGCAGGAAGCGACCAAGATCGGCGGCCGGCCGGTCGACCTGCTGCGCCGTCACGGCTATGCCGGCCGGATCTATCCGGTCAATCCGAAGGCCGCGACGGTGCAGGGCCTGAAGGCCTACGCGTCCGTCGCCGAGGTGCCGGAGGCGCCTGATCTTGCCATCATCGCGGTCGATGCGGAGCGGGCGGGCGAGGCTGTGGAGCAATGCGCCGCCCGTGGCGTCCGCAGCGTCGTCGTGTTCTCCTCGGGCTTTGCCGAGCTCGGCGAGCAGGGTCGCGCCATGCAGGAGCGGCTGCGCGTCGCCGCGGGCAACAGCGGCATGCGTCTACTGGGGCCGAATTGCCTCGGCGCGGTCAGCATCGCCGAGAAGAGCATCGCGACCTTCTCGATCGTGCTCGAGCACAGCATGCCGGCGGCAGGCACGCTCGGCATCGTGTCGCAGAGCGGCAATCTCGGCAGCTACACCATGCGCCTCGCCAGCGAGCGCGGCGCCGGCGTCAGCCGCTTCATCACCACCGGCAATGAGTGCGACGTCGACATCGCCGACGGCATCGCCTGGATGGCGCGCGATCCCGCGACGAAGGTCATTCTCTGTGCTCTCGAAACCTGTCGCGACGCCGGCCGGCTGATCGCTGCACTCGAAGAGGCGCGCGATGCCGGCAAGCCCGTCATCGCCATCAAGATCGGAACATCCGAGGCCGGGCAAGCCGCCGCGGCCTCGCACACCGGAGCGATGGCCGGGTCGGATGCGGTGTTCGATGCGCTGTTTGCGCGCACCGGCGCAGTGCGAGTTCATAGCATCGACGCGCTCATCGACGTCGGCCACGCCGCATCGATCCTTCTGCCGGACCGGTTGCCGAAGGGATTTGGTGTGTCGATCCTGACGGCGTCCGGCGGATTTGGCGTGCTGCTCGCGGATGCGGCGCAGAGCGTTGGCCTGTCATTGCCTGAGCTCGGCGAGGAGACGCAGCGAAAGATTCTGGAGCTGGTGCCGTTTGCGTCGGCGCGCAATCCGGTCGACGCCACCGCGCAGATGTCGAGCCGGCCTGATCTTCTGCAAAAGATCATGTCCGCCGTCGTGGCGGACGAACGTACGGATGCGGTGATCGTGCCGCTTCCATTCTCGCTGCATCTGCCGCGACTGCGCTCTATCTACATGGAGACGCTGCGCAACATTCGCGCGGAGTTTCCGAGCCGCCCCATTATCCTCTGCGTCGACGGGCCAGAGGATGCGCTCACCGAATTGCATGGGCTCGGATTTCCGACGGTGGAGAGCTTCGACGGCTGCTGCGCGACTGTCGCTGCGCTGGCGCGGTTGCAAGCCGTGTCGACGCGTGCCAGGGAGCAGGCTCCGGCCGTCGATCGTGCAGCTCCGCTTCCCCCCGACGCCTTCCGCCATGAGCTCGGCGCCAAGCGCGTGCTGGCCGACGCCGGTGTTCCGGTCCTGGCCGAACGTCTGGTGCAGGATGCGGATGCGGCAGCGCGTGCCGCCACCGAGATCGGCTATCCCGTGGTGCTGAAAATCGCCTCGCCCGATCTGCCGCACAAGACCGAGGCCGGCGGGGTGGTCATCGGCGTCGGCTCGGAAGCTGAGGTGCGGCGGGCCTATGCCCAGATGATTGATCGCGTCGCCACCAGGGCGCCGCGTGCAACGATCGACGGCGTGATCGTGGCGCCGATGGCCAAGGGCGTCGCTGAGCTCATTCTCGGCAGCCGCATCGATCCGGTGTTCGGGCCGGTGGTGATGGTCGGCCTCGGCGGCATCTTCGCGGAGATCCTCCAGGATTCCGCCGTGCAGATGGCGCCGGTCAGCGAGACGCAGGCGATGGCGATGCTGAAATCGCTGAAGGCGTTCGCGGTGCTCGATGGTGCGCGCGGCCGGCCGCGCGCCGATCTCGACGCCGCGGCCCGGGCCGTCGCCGCGCTGTCGCACTTCGCCGCCGCGCATGCCGACACGGTCGCGGAGATCGACGTCAACCCGCTGCTGTTGCGTGCCGAAGGCGAGGGCGCCGTGGCGTTGGATGCGCTGCTGATCCCGCATGGAGAACGACAGAACCAGCATCGACACTGA
- a CDS encoding acyl-CoA dehydrogenase family protein, with protein sequence MAEALQPDEFAATAARAVTACAGLGIREQAQNLAGDGLLGVIANEEVGGLALPLRFAVPVIATAHSGLLAFPLLETILVGRLLHSSLPRLAATIVSGEKLATIAWQGEVLAERKGGLLMLSGSLGRAPGAAEVDHILVRMSDGAAVLIPVDAEGVVVEEAAGLDLTVPEHTIRLQKVEIPIGSILPAGTWDLLNSDANVLRAAAILGSAEACLSLAQEHASTRRQFGHALSYNQAIRHALARQKLGLESIRHAITRSLSSDGGPVQRDAAFLAAATYGSAISEGALQIHGGMGFTWDVPVHRHLRRIRTLHAQGDASGLINVFGRRYVSEVAPFAEAGA encoded by the coding sequence ATGGCCGAAGCACTTCAGCCCGACGAGTTCGCGGCAACCGCGGCGCGCGCAGTGACGGCTTGCGCGGGGCTGGGCATCCGCGAGCAGGCGCAAAATCTCGCCGGTGACGGTCTGCTCGGGGTCATCGCAAATGAGGAAGTAGGCGGACTGGCCCTGCCGCTCCGTTTCGCGGTGCCTGTCATCGCCACCGCGCATTCCGGATTGCTCGCCTTTCCGCTGCTGGAGACCATTCTCGTCGGCCGCCTGCTGCACTCATCGCTGCCGCGTCTCGCCGCCACGATCGTGTCCGGCGAGAAACTGGCAACCATCGCCTGGCAGGGTGAGGTTCTTGCCGAACGGAAGGGCGGGCTCCTGATGCTGAGCGGCTCGCTCGGGCGTGCGCCTGGCGCGGCGGAGGTTGACCATATCCTGGTGCGGATGAGCGACGGCGCCGCCGTGCTGATCCCGGTCGATGCTGAAGGCGTTGTGGTCGAGGAGGCGGCCGGTCTCGATCTGACGGTGCCGGAGCATACGATCCGGCTGCAGAAGGTCGAAATTCCGATCGGCTCCATCCTGCCCGCGGGCACCTGGGATCTCCTGAACTCGGACGCCAACGTGCTCCGCGCCGCGGCCATTCTCGGATCGGCCGAAGCATGCCTGTCGCTGGCGCAGGAGCACGCATCGACGCGCCGTCAGTTCGGCCACGCCCTGTCCTACAACCAGGCCATTCGCCACGCGCTGGCACGTCAGAAGCTCGGTCTGGAGAGCATCCGTCATGCGATCACGCGCAGCCTGTCGAGTGACGGCGGTCCGGTTCAGCGCGATGCCGCCTTCCTTGCCGCCGCGACCTATGGCAGCGCGATCAGCGAGGGCGCGTTGCAGATCCATGGCGGCATGGGTTTTACCTGGGACGTGCCGGTGCATCGTCATCTGCGCCGCATCCGCACGCTGCACGCACAGGGTGATGCCAGCGGCCTGATCAACGTGTTTGGCCGCCGTTACGTATCGGAAGTTGCTCCGTTTGCCGAGGCAGGAGCGTGA
- a CDS encoding TetR/AcrR family transcriptional regulator, with protein sequence MTELSTMKDGVANQAEASDRVLQILAEAGRLFASKGFEGTSMRDIAVACGISKSLLYHHFSNKDEIYARVAVGSTLELYLFVRDRIPDGPPAQKIRAFMVATAEYFRRYRWAWIASTTAFWNDPDRHRHKERLTRRDRFENFLRGLIQEAIDAGEIRKVDVPMTGRLILSSLNWMHRWYNPNKSATPEQIADIFFDMIFNGLRSGELVELPTPEPPKAGRRRSR encoded by the coding sequence ATGACTGAACTGTCAACGATGAAGGATGGCGTTGCGAACCAGGCCGAGGCCTCGGACCGCGTGCTGCAGATCCTCGCCGAGGCCGGGCGGCTGTTCGCGAGCAAGGGATTCGAAGGGACGTCGATGCGCGACATCGCGGTTGCCTGCGGTATCTCCAAGTCGCTGCTCTATCATCACTTCTCCAACAAGGACGAGATCTACGCGCGCGTGGCAGTCGGTTCCACGCTCGAGCTGTACCTGTTCGTGCGCGATCGCATTCCGGACGGGCCGCCCGCGCAGAAGATTCGCGCCTTCATGGTCGCCACGGCGGAGTATTTCCGGCGCTATCGCTGGGCCTGGATCGCCTCCACGACCGCCTTCTGGAACGATCCCGACCGCCACCGGCACAAGGAACGGCTGACGCGCCGCGACCGTTTCGAGAACTTTCTGCGTGGCCTGATCCAGGAAGCGATCGACGCCGGTGAAATCCGCAAGGTCGACGTTCCCATGACCGGCCGGCTGATCCTCTCCTCGCTCAACTGGATGCATCGCTGGTACAATCCGAACAAGTCCGCGACCCCCGAGCAGATCGCCGACATCTTCTTCGACATGATCTTCAACGGCCTGCGAAGCGGCGAGCTGGTCGAGCTTCCGACGCCGGAGCCACCCAAGGCAGGCCGGCGCAGGTCACGCTGA
- a CDS encoding SDR family NAD(P)-dependent oxidoreductase, with the protein MVSDEKGYPTGLLKERLVVVTGAGQGIGRAIAFGVAAAGARVVVTDLRQDGAESAARELRDAGKEAAAYALDVTDAAACSDVARRVDEEIGPADVVVNNAGIIIREPIDSPHAHENWRKVFDVNVNGTFNVVHAFIPALRKTRGCIINIASVAGFGGMNGALGYSPSKGAVRLFTQALARDLAPDGIRVNAVAPGIIATEMSEITRDNPARLSGLMTRSPMKRVGQPDEIAGPVVFLASAMASYVNGVILPVDGGYLA; encoded by the coding sequence ATGGTATCCGACGAAAAGGGGTACCCGACGGGCCTGCTGAAGGAGCGTCTCGTCGTGGTGACGGGAGCGGGCCAGGGGATCGGACGCGCCATCGCTTTCGGCGTCGCCGCGGCCGGCGCGAGGGTCGTCGTGACCGATCTGCGGCAGGACGGGGCGGAATCCGCCGCGCGCGAGTTGAGGGACGCAGGCAAGGAGGCGGCCGCCTATGCGCTCGATGTGACCGATGCCGCGGCATGCAGTGACGTGGCAAGGCGCGTCGACGAGGAGATTGGTCCCGCCGACGTCGTCGTCAACAACGCCGGGATCATCATCCGCGAGCCGATCGACAGCCCGCACGCTCACGAGAACTGGCGCAAGGTGTTCGACGTCAACGTCAACGGCACCTTCAACGTGGTTCATGCTTTCATTCCGGCGCTGCGCAAGACCCGGGGCTGCATCATCAACATCGCCTCGGTTGCGGGCTTCGGCGGCATGAATGGTGCGCTCGGCTATTCGCCGTCCAAGGGGGCGGTGAGGCTGTTCACGCAGGCGCTGGCTCGCGATCTCGCGCCCGATGGCATCAGGGTCAACGCCGTCGCTCCCGGCATCATCGCGACCGAGATGAGCGAAATCACCCGCGACAATCCGGCGAGGCTCTCTGGTTTGATGACGCGCTCCCCCATGAAGCGCGTCGGACAGCCCGATGAGATCGCCGGGCCGGTGGTCTTTCTCGCCTCGGCGATGGCGTCCTATGTCAACGGCGTCATCCTGCCGGTCGACGGCGGTTATCTCGCCTAG
- a CDS encoding acyl-CoA dehydrogenase yields MSVVEAVSMQAVAGENLSGEAYRDAMRRWLQANLPGSFCSDSAAFTPPALQQSVAWEAAMYRAGLTGITWPQAYGGHGRSLREHLIANQEIGRLAMPESVNSIGKELAGPIILAVGTEEQKRRFLPAILEMRNIWCQGFSEPEAGSDLAGLRTRATRSGDGWRINGQKIWTSGAYRAQRCLVLARTGPLEDRHRGLAMFAVPLDANGVRVRTIKSIDGRESFCEVFFDEVEVAQADAIGAPDEGWAAAIRVLEIERATNRMYRAWRFENELRHLISACKADPALSAMVADRHYAVRLGEVAVEIEVLKAHVETAVEALASGDKIGARGSLAKLYWSESHQRFAALALELLAQASLPQNPAIKVARQRFEAIYLQARAETIYAGTTEIQLGIIADRILQLSRGK; encoded by the coding sequence ATGAGTGTGGTTGAAGCGGTATCGATGCAGGCTGTTGCGGGAGAGAACCTGTCGGGAGAGGCCTATCGCGACGCGATGCGTCGCTGGCTGCAGGCCAATCTGCCGGGCAGCTTCTGCAGCGACAGCGCCGCATTCACGCCGCCCGCGCTCCAGCAATCGGTCGCCTGGGAGGCGGCGATGTACCGCGCCGGCCTGACCGGCATCACCTGGCCGCAAGCCTATGGCGGGCATGGCCGCTCCTTGCGCGAACATCTGATTGCCAATCAAGAGATCGGCCGGCTTGCGATGCCGGAGAGCGTCAACTCGATCGGCAAGGAGCTCGCCGGTCCGATCATCCTGGCCGTCGGCACCGAGGAGCAGAAGCGACGCTTCCTGCCGGCGATCCTCGAGATGCGCAACATCTGGTGCCAGGGCTTTTCCGAGCCGGAAGCGGGTTCCGACCTAGCCGGCCTCCGCACTCGTGCCACGCGAAGCGGGGACGGCTGGCGGATCAACGGCCAGAAGATCTGGACCAGCGGCGCTTATCGGGCCCAGCGCTGCCTCGTGCTCGCCCGCACCGGGCCGCTGGAGGATCGCCACCGCGGCCTTGCCATGTTCGCGGTGCCGCTCGATGCCAACGGCGTGCGCGTGCGCACCATCAAGTCGATCGACGGTCGCGAGAGCTTTTGCGAGGTCTTCTTCGACGAGGTCGAGGTGGCCCAGGCTGACGCGATCGGCGCGCCCGACGAGGGCTGGGCTGCAGCCATCCGTGTGCTCGAGATCGAGCGGGCGACCAACCGCATGTATCGCGCCTGGCGCTTCGAGAACGAACTGCGCCATCTGATTTCGGCCTGCAAGGCGGACCCCGCGCTGTCGGCGATGGTCGCGGACCGGCACTACGCGGTGAGGCTCGGCGAGGTCGCCGTCGAGATCGAGGTGCTGAAGGCGCATGTCGAGACCGCCGTCGAGGCGCTCGCGAGCGGCGACAAGATCGGCGCGCGCGGCAGCCTTGCAAAGCTCTATTGGAGCGAATCGCATCAGCGCTTTGCCGCGCTTGCGCTCGAACTGCTCGCACAGGCTTCGCTGCCGCAGAACCCGGCGATCAAGGTCGCGCGGCAACGCTTTGAGGCCATCTACCTCCAGGCGCGCGCCGAGACCATCTATGCCGGCACGACCGAGATTCAGCTCGGCATCATCGCCGATCGCATCCTGCAGCTGTCGAGGGGCAAGTGA
- a CDS encoding tripartite tricarboxylate transporter substrate binding protein has protein sequence MPRISRRQATALIAGALAVPLGAPAIVRARPSQIFIIVPYAPGGSIDSLMRSIAKAMAENLDQPVLVDNKPGANGIVGSQYVARAPKDGSVLLAGGTGPISLNVLLRKNLPYKLEDFASVAMLCNGPLSLTVNARTPVTDVKSFVAYAKGRDKPLFYATLGPGSVTHLFGIMMSKSMGFAVTDVAYRNNPASIMETLSGECDLNFATPAAVIEHARSGQLRILALSSEKRMASFPEIPTLTESGYPELTASFWTALHAPAGTPGDVVARLNAAANAAMQKPEIAKQLETDGLIVDTGAPERLDAQLTRDAALWGPVIKAQNIVLE, from the coding sequence ATGCCCCGGATCAGCCGGCGCCAGGCGACAGCTCTGATTGCCGGCGCTCTCGCCGTGCCGCTTGGCGCGCCTGCCATCGTGAGGGCCCGCCCCTCGCAGATCTTCATCATCGTGCCCTATGCGCCTGGCGGTTCGATCGACAGCCTGATGCGCTCGATCGCGAAGGCCATGGCGGAAAACCTGGATCAACCGGTCCTGGTCGACAACAAGCCCGGCGCCAACGGCATCGTCGGATCGCAATATGTGGCGCGCGCGCCGAAGGACGGATCGGTCCTCCTGGCCGGCGGCACCGGCCCGATTTCGCTGAACGTGCTGCTGCGCAAGAACCTGCCTTACAAGCTGGAGGATTTCGCCTCCGTCGCCATGCTCTGCAACGGGCCGCTGTCGCTGACCGTGAACGCGCGAACGCCCGTCACCGACGTGAAGAGTTTCGTCGCTTACGCCAAGGGACGCGACAAGCCGCTGTTCTACGCCACCCTCGGTCCCGGCAGCGTCACGCATCTGTTCGGGATCATGATGAGCAAGTCGATGGGATTTGCCGTGACCGACGTCGCCTATCGCAACAATCCGGCCTCGATCATGGAAACGCTATCGGGGGAATGCGACCTGAATTTCGCAACGCCTGCAGCGGTCATCGAGCACGCGCGCAGCGGCCAGCTCCGCATCCTCGCGCTCTCCTCGGAGAAGCGCATGGCGAGCTTTCCCGAGATACCGACGCTGACCGAATCCGGCTATCCCGAACTCACAGCCTCGTTCTGGACCGCGCTGCACGCGCCCGCGGGCACGCCGGGCGACGTCGTCGCGCGACTGAACGCGGCAGCCAACGCTGCGATGCAGAAGCCCGAGATCGCAAAGCAGCTGGAGACCGACGGCCTGATCGTCGATACCGGCGCGCCGGAACGGCTCGACGCTCAATTGACCAGGGATGCCGCGCTCTGGGGACCGGTGATCAAGGCGCAGAACATCGTTCTGGAATGA